From Neofelis nebulosa isolate mNeoNeb1 chromosome X, mNeoNeb1.pri, whole genome shotgun sequence:
AGGAGACGTATAAGGGCGGCCACTGGGGAACTGACCAAGAAGAGAGAAGTTGTTGTGTTTCCTGTGGAAGGGTTATTGAGTGATCCTTCCTAAGAATCCCTACCCTACCACGACTAGAACACAAGTCTGTCAGCTGAACTATGTTTCTCCTTGAGACGGCTGGCTGGAGAGAAGTTCAGGGCCATGGATGGAGTGACCCCAGAAGGGAGTGGTGGCGGTGGTGATGGTAGTCATGGCTTCTGGGGCCCTGGGGAGAGCACCACGGGGGTTGAGAGGCCATCCACGCTGATGGAAGGGATGTGCACCTGGGCGCTGCCACTGGACGGAAACTGGGGACAGAAATAGGGAAAGGTCAGGGATGGGGGCCATGCCAGGGTCTCTCACCCTCTCCGAGATGGGGAAAGGGGGTCCTACCTGGAAGGAGAGCTTGGCTGGGCTACGGGGTGCAATGGGACTCAGGGTGCTCCAGAAGTGAATGCTGGGGGGCAGCGAGCTTGGCGTCAGCAGCACCGGGGtctgtgggggaaggggtgggtggaACTCAAGTGAACACAGGGCAGGTGTGGGAAAATGGAAGGAACTTGGCTCCAGCCCCACCAGATTTCCCACTCGGACTTCTGAGATTATCTTCCCAAACTGCACAGGCTTACACCCTAACTACTAAGGTCAAGCCCAGGACACCTCTCCAATGTTATACAGACCACCCCTTCCAACTCCTGAGAGCCCACCTCCAGCTTCTCTGGGCAAGACCACCTACAAGACCCCATCCACATGCCGTTTTCAACCTCCTAAGTCACCAACCCATCAGCTTACGATCAACCTCCAACTCTTACATCCCACTCAACCATATACCTCACAGGAAACCCGCTAAGGAAATCCCAGACCAAAAAGCCCCACGCAGGTTCCTCAACCCATGCCCCAACCCACCAAACAGTTCCCGCACAAAGCCTCTCGATCCCTGCCCACAAAACTCCCCACACCAGCCCTTCATTCGGACAGCCCAACCCAAGGCACTGGAGACTAGTGGGCCTTGCGTTAATCAAGCCCCGTCCCTCCAGCCTGGGGGTCTCAGTGCAGCCAATCCGGCTCGAAGGCCCCACCCTCCCGCTCATTCAGAGAAACCACACTGGCTCTCGCAGTCTAGCTCCTCCCTCGCTCGCCCCACCCCTGCACAGGCACTCACCAATGTGTGCGTAGGTAGCAGGGACGGGGTCAGCGCTGGCCCCGGCGCCTGCAGCCCGGAGCCAGTTCCCGATCCTGGAGTCCGCTCGGGTCCTGGCCCACCCAGCAGGCTCGGGCTGAGTGGAAGCTCCAGGTCCCGGGGCTTCCGGCCCTTCTGGGGCTGGGCGATCTCCGTGTTGGAAGCAGTGGAAGCCGCGAGACCGCCGACCTGCGCTGTTGTCTCCATGACGACCGCGGGCAACCGGGCCGGCCCACCCTCCGCAGGAGGAACTTCCGGCCCGGCCTTAGTGGCTTCCTGCACAAACCCCGCCTCCCCACCGACAGTGGCTTCCACCTCTTCCTTGGGCCCGTCCACTTTCACTTCGGGGGGCAGTGGCCTGCCCAACCCGGGATCCACATTCATCTCTTCTGATTTAGGGTTCTGGGCCTCGGGTGGGGTCAGGATGACCTGAGAGAGGAGGGCGGGCGGGCAGAGGGGGTGCATAAGGATTGCTGGGCTAGCGAAGCCAAAGACTTCTCTTGGAAAGCAGGACTTTGTAGCAGGGGGCATGATCGCACATCAAGGCAGGTACATCGACAAGACGTGGGGctttgccaaggatgtggggctTCTTCTGGGGCAGCGTCTCTCCAGGGACAGGGCTGCCCCTCAGGGTGGGCTTCCCGGGGACACTGCCCCCATTCAtgaaagcagtggttctcaaaaatTTGCTTTATGGATTAGCAGCATGTGCCTCACCTGGAAActagttaaaaatacaaattctcgAGCTCAACCCCAGATCCACAGAACCAGAAACTCTGGGGAGTGGGCCCCAGCAATCGAGTTTAaaaagccctccaggtgattctgatgaacGCTAAGGTGAGAGAGTCTATGCGTTAAGCAAATAAATTCGGGCACCTTGTGTAGCTTCATACTTGCATAgctctcctccccaaccccttcTCCCAGGGAACTTCTGTGTCCCTCCTTCCACCATATCTAAGTAGGATGTTTATGCTCCTTCTCCCACCAGCCCGCCTCCTCACTTGGGAACTGTATATCCTCCCTCTTACTGAATTTCTATATTCCAGTTCTTACCTGCAGAGGCAGGCCAGCCTCCTCAGCCTCCAGGCAGGCCTCCAGGGGGCTTGGACTGGTGCTCCTGCTCCCAGAAGGGGGCACTGCAGCTCCTGCAGGGGCGGTGTTGGAGAGCACTGAGGCAGGCCGAGAATGAGGGGgcggctgtggctgtggctgcagGGACTGGATGGTGAAGGTGGAATAGAGGCCTGAGCGCATGTACTCGTTCCGGCTGCTGCGCGCCAAGCCACCCGGGCCTGCCATGCCTGCACCCTTGGGTGTGCCTGGTTTCCCAGAGGCTGTGTCCCCGGGGACAGTGTGTACAGCGGTGGGGGCCACATTTGCCACAGTGGAGGTGATCGACACCTCAGGCTGGGGCGGGCAGTCCTCAGTGGAGCACCTCGCGACCTCGGGGTAGGACACAAACTTGTAGACGAACTTCTGGCCGCTCACTTTGCGGATGATGTTctgggaagggaggagacaggATAGAGGGCCTTAGAGGAGAGGGCCAGAGTTGGGGGGGGTACGGATGGAGGGTGGAGGGGTGCATCTCCCAGGGTCTTTCTTGCCCCTCTCCTGTCTTTTTACATATATGCCATCCcacctctgtgtctgcccctgcATGGGTCCCCCCTCCCAGCCTATCTTTCACCCGCGTCTTTCCCGATTTGGGggctcctcccttctccttcagTTTCTACCTCTCTTCCCCATCatgatttccttctctgtattCTCCCCagtttctcccctctctctcctctcccttccacaaCTCTTCCTTTAGTCTACTGCcgttctcccccttcccctgtctCCCCTCCGGGTCTCCTTCCCATCAATCGTCCTCCGAGTCTCCCTGTCACTTCTCATCGCCATCCATCTGCACCCCGCGCCCGCCCCCAACTCAGAGACATACACCCACACCCTGAGGCACCTTTCCACAAGGGGCCCACCTAGGGGAGTCGGTgcaggagcaggctccaggaaccaggggtgtctggggggctaAAAGGGCCAGGCCTTGCGGGGGTGGCTGCCAAGACAGTGTTGGGAGTGTAGCTGATGCAGTAAGGCAGGAAAACGAAGTAACTGATGTAAATATTGGAAGAGACTAAATTAATATAGAAGAATGTGGTGAGgaattgctgatatggagaattATGTAAAGCTATTGATACAGAAGTACAACAGGGCAACGTCACTAGGGAGAAAAGGCTGAGGAGCCTCACTCTTTttgttttgggctttttttttttttttgcttgtcacagtttatttcttttttaaaaatgtttatttgagtgagagagagcgagcaagcgagcgctagcagggaaggggcagagaaagagctcggagacacagaatctgaagcaggctccaggctctgagctgtcagcacagagcctgacgtggggcttggactcatgaacctcgagatgatgacctaagccaaaattggacgcttaaccgactgagccacccaggtgcccctcacagttTATTTCTTGACTGAGCTGTAACTGAGGAGCCCCATTCTTAATACTGTGGTAGACTTTAAAGCTAAGGCCGTCAGAAAATGGAGTGACTGACAGCAAGTAGATAAGAGCATTAAAATACTGGTGTAAATATTGGGGGGAATCTCAAGGCTGGCTGGGTAGATCACAGACCACGTCTGAGATATTTCAGGGTAGGTCGGGAGGATCTCAGGGATGTTGTGGTGGCCTCATTAATATTGTTTTGGAGGTTTCAgctaaaggaataaaatatgaaaaatggaataaatgctataaataatTAAGGGTGGGCAGCATAGGTCCAGGGCTGTCCTGGGGGACAAGAGGCATGTGGGGGGCACTCGGGCACCTTAGAGACCTCTTCATCCTGGTCAGGTATGTCACAGGGTGGGTCTGTGTTTCTCAGAAAAGGAATGAAGAGGGGTATTCATTAATATTGTTTTGGAAGTTtcagataaagaagaaaatgaaaaaactggtaaattgtgggggaggggaaacacAGCACCAGTGTGGGAGTCTGAAAGGgtaaggaaaaggtaaaattttagCTATAGGAAtagatgataaaataataaacactggGGTGGACCAGTGTTGCTCTGGGAATGCAAGAGAATGGGGTGTGCAGCTGGCATTATACATGTTGTTTTGGAGGTTCAGCTAAAGGAATGAGAGAAGAATCGATAAAAATGTTCAGTATCCCAGAGGATGAGGTACAGAAAGGTTGGTATAATACTGTCATGGAGATTTTGATGCTAGGAATAAGAATATTGTGGAATAAGAGCGGATTATGAAATAACTGAGGAAGCCCAGGACTGGTCCAGTTCCAGAAGACAGGATGAGGAAGAGTCATTTTTAATagtgttttcaaacatttttagcTGTAAGACAAGAAAACGAAATGttgtgtggggggtggtggggtagGGGTCAGTATTAACACTGCTGTGAAGGTTTCAGCCAAAGTGGTAGCCCAAAGGAAATACCTGAGCTAAATGTTTGGGGTGCCCAACACCAGCGTGAGAGTATCAGAGAACGGGGTAGGAAatagtaaattttgttttcaaagttacAGCTCCGACAAGTaaggcaaaaaaatgaaatgattgacGCAAATGTCGGCAGTTCCAGGTCCTGGCCTCCGAGGCCTTACCTTGTCGTAGTAGTACCGCAGGGCCCGGCTGAGCTTGTCGTAATTCATGTTGGTCTTGTTCTTACGCAGCCCCCACAGCCGGGCCACCTCCTCGGCATCCACCAGCTTGAACTCACCGCCATCCCGGGAGGTCCAGGAGATGATGTGGCCGTTGCCTTGTTCTCTCAGCAGCTGCAGCAGAAACTGCCACAGCGTCACAGAGGGGTCCATCGCTGGGGGAGTGCTCACGCCATCCCAGGGGTACCTGGAGGGCAGACGGCTCAGAGCTGAGAGGCTGTGAACGCAGAAGGAGGCAAAGGTCAGCAGGAGGAGGATTTCTTTTCTCGCCATCTTGGCTCCACCGCTGTCCCCGAAGCCCACCATCATTCCCTAAACCCCCTCAGACTAAATTCTAAGCTCCTCGGCCTGGCTTTGGATGACCCCTCATAATGGTAGGAGACTTTGGGGGACACGAGGATGGTGTGAATGAATTTTGCATGTGGAGCAAATGTGAATCTTTGGGGGCCAGAGGGCAGACTGTGGTAGGCAAAATAATGCCCCTCTCAAAAAGTGTCCACAtgctgggatgcctggggggctcagtcggttaagggtccgactcttgatctcggctcaggtcacaatctcatggttcgtgagttggagccccgcgtcgcattctatgctgacagcgcaaagcctacttgggattctctttccctctctgctccttccctgcttgttctctctctctctctctttcaaaaatgaataaaataaactttaaaacaaaaaaaagggaaaaaaatgtctacctCCTACTCTCTGGAACCTAGGAGTATATTATGTTACACggcaaaaggaactttgcagatgAACTTAAGGTTATAGGAATTCCCTCTTCTCTGCAGGGGATACGTttcaagacccccagtggatgcctgaaactgtggacagcaccaaaccctatatatactatgtttgtttcctatacatatacacacaggataaagtttaatttataaatcggGCACACTAGGAGATTAACAAAAATAactgataataaaatagaacaattatggcaatatactatataataaaagttatgggACTGTGCTCTCTCTTCTCAATATCTTATTGTTCTgaactcacccttcttgtgatgatgtgagatgacagAATACTTACACAATGAGATGAAGCGCGGTGAATGATGTAGGTGTTGTGACATAGCGTTAGGCTACCACTGTAAGGAAACAAGAGCCCTTAACCCTACAAcctcaaggaactgaattctgccagcaACCTGAGTGAGCAGGAACCAGATggtcccctggagcctccagaaaggaatgcagccaTGCCCACACCTGGGTTTTggcctggacttctgacctctggaGTGCCGACATAATAACGTACATTGTTTTAAGCAGCTGGGTTTGTGATAGTTTGTTATAGCCAGGGTGGAAAACTAGTATAATGCCCTTCACCTGAACGTTTTCATTTGTATCCTCCACCACATCAAACATCAAGTTTTCCAGGAGGTTCCTTCCACTAGCCCCTCGTAAAAGCTGTTCACTCTGTGTGGGGCTCCCTTCTGCCTACAAGTCTCTCCCATCATTCGAGTCCCAGCCACAGGAGCCTTGCCTTTCTGAAGGCTTCCTGAAACTCAATGTCtgccctctcctgtctctctacTACACATTCCTTGGGCCTGTTACTGTCCCTGTATGTTCTCCTTCTTGAGAACAGCAATAGCCAACGTTTATTAGGTTCATAACACTTGGCTGACATTGTTCCAATCAGGCAATATGGCCTAATAGACAACTGCTCAGGTTCAAGAGCCAGATTGCCAGGATCAGAATCCTGGTTCCGCTACTCATTAGCGGTGTGGCCCTGGGCatattctttaacctccttgtgcctcaattttcccatctgtgaaatagggataataataataccgaGTTCACAGAGTTACTGTACAGATTAAATATAATGTGCCTGGAGTACAATAAGCTTTTAATAGCTATTAGTTCCTAATGTGTTCCTGATTCCTTACCTACTATTCCAAAATCCAAAAAGCTCTAACAACAGAAAACTTTATAAGCCTTTGGGTGGCAAAACCAGATTTGAAGTGAACAGGGCCCTCTCTGGTCTTTATTGATCCTCACTCAGTGTGACTGTTCGTACATTTTGCTACAGCGGTGTTATGTAACATCTTGTATGTGCACCTTGTTgcctttctaaaatctgaaaaatgtgCAATTCTGAAACACATCTGGCCCCCAAGGGTTTTGGATAAGGGCATGTAGACCTGTACTGCTATTTTTATAGGTACTGACTCATTTATCTTTCATCACAACTCTGGAAAGTAGGTGCTCTTTATTATCACTAATTTACaggggaggaagctgaggcacaaaATGTCCAAGTGACGTGTACAGGCCACAGAGCCTAAGTGGCACAGCCAGGATTCGGACCCACGCAGTCAGATTCCAGTTGTCTAAGCCTTTAAACCCTTAGGCTAAACTGCCCCCACACTGCTTCTTCAGCACATCCTGTGGAGAACAGGAccacccctgcccaccaccccagAACTGCCCTCTGCTGAGGGTGAACTGGAAATAAACATGGAGCTTCCTATTTATTCTCAAGGAATGAGCTTTCATCAATCACCTGTTCACTGGCTGGGATTGTTGGGTTCAGAAGACCTTCCAAACCAGGTTTCAAAGAACCTTCCTCTATTATTTATAGCTTGATTCTTTAATCTGTAATGAAATATACAGTATGAGCCTCTCAGGTCTGAGCTGTTTTGAAGCTCATTTGGCGGACATGATTTTAGGCTATTATACAAGTCACAGAGCCATGAAGTGTCCACATTTGAGAGTCCTGTCATCAGAGGCTTCACTGGGTTTATTTCAAAGACCTGCCTGTTGCAGAGGCACAAAGAATTCAGTGTGACTCCTGGTGGTGGAGACAGGCAATTTTACCAGTTCCTCTTTCATTCGTGCTAGAACCTATCAATTAAGGTGAAATCCAACCTACCAATTAAAGTGAAATCCGACAGTTTGCTTCAAGCCTCAACAGCACACagggttttctattttctttatcgTATTTCCCACTTGACCCCTAATGAGAGTCCTAGTAATTTGCCTACCTCAAATGTGTTTACTTCTCTTCACCTCGttcatttaacaagcatttatttaaaaaaaatttaaaaaaaaaaattttttttttcaacttttttttttttttttaatttacttttgggacagagagagacagagcatgaacgggggaggggcagagagagagggagacacagaatcggaaacaggctccaggctccgagccatcagcccagagcctgacgcggggctcgaactcacagaccgcgagatcgtgacctggctgaagtcggacgcttaaccgactgcgccacccaggcgccccaaaaaaaaaaaaattttttttaaatgtttatttttgagagggagagaacgagtgggggaggggcacagaggatctgaagcaggtgctgcactgacagcctcatgcggggctcgaactcacgaaccatgacatcatgacctgagtcaaagtcggactcttaaccaactgagccacccaggcgtccctagcaagcatttattgagcaccaggtgctggggatatggcagtgaacagacaaaaatccctgctctAGTGGAATTCACACTGTAGTGGGGAAGACAGATAAGAAACAAGATAAATGAGTACAAAAATATGTCAGATGGTGAGAAGAGCtatgggaagaaaatgaagcagggaaaggagttgttatttttgaaagggtagccaggggagggtagGCACTGAGCAGCTGACATTCGAGCAAAGGCCTGAATGAGACGAGAGAGTCAGGTTTGTGATGACCCCGGGAGCAGGTCGATCCAGGCAGAGGACACGGGGACACAGCCAGGGTGAACGACCCTGAGGCTGGAGCAGTGCTGGGCaggtcagaggaagagaaaggagtctGGCAAGGTCAGAGAGGAGGGAGTAAGGGCACAAAAAGTGGTAGGAGGTGAGAACAGAGGGGCTAAGGGGGCCAGACTGAGTGAGGCTTTTTCGGGCCCTGCAAGGACTGAGTGAGAGGAGAGCCACAAGAGGGCTGTGAACAGAGGCGTAAGAGGCTGGGACTTGGATTTTAACAGGATCCTTCTGGCTGTTGTGAAGAGACCAACTGTAGGGATAGGAGAGGCTACTGCAATAGTCCAAGTGAGAGATGGTGGCGGTGGCAGTGGAACTGGGGAGGGGTGGCTGAGTTCTGGACAAAATGTGAAAACCGAGTGAACAGGATTTGCTGACAAAAAGGATGGGGGTGGGTGAAAGAGGCATCATCAAGGGTGATTCTAGGTTTGTGGCCTGATCGCCTGGAACGATGGAGCTAGGACCAACTGAGATGGGAGCGCTGCAGGAGAGCAGGTTTTGAGGCGAGACTGGGAGGTCAATTTTGGAGATCGTCTCAGAGGCCTTTTAGACACCTATATGTATGCTATGAAtaataatattgattttaaaaatagtcctACAGCGCTGGCTGTGTGCCGCATATCATTTAAATCACTTGACTCAATCATCAAAGCAACACTGTGGGGTGGGCATTATCACGAtcctcccattttccagatgaggaaatagaggtgGAGTTTGCCGGCTTGACCCAAATCACACAGCCGGaagctggcagagctggggttcaaacccaggcagtttgGCTCCAGGCAGTGATCCCAGCACTTTACAACACCAGTTCTCTTTGACAAGAGACAGAAGGGGAAGACCCTAGAGGGTGACAGGGATGGTATTTTTACACagggtgagcagggagggtcCCCTCctgaagggggggagggagcaaGCCATGCTGACCT
This genomic window contains:
- the ELK1 gene encoding ETS domain-containing protein Elk-1; this translates as MDPSVTLWQFLLQLLREQGNGHIISWTSRDGGEFKLVDAEEVARLWGLRKNKTNMNYDKLSRALRYYYDKNIIRKVSGQKFVYKFVSYPEVARCSTEDCPPQPEVSITSTVANVAPTAVHTVPGDTASGKPGTPKGAGMAGPGGLARSSRNEYMRSGLYSTFTIQSLQPQPQPPPHSRPASVLSNTAPAGAAVPPSGSRSTSPSPLEACLEAEEAGLPLQVILTPPEAQNPKSEEMNVDPGLGRPLPPEVKVDGPKEEVEATVGGEAGFVQEATKAGPEVPPAEGGPARLPAVVMETTAQVGGLAASTASNTEIAQPQKGRKPRDLELPLSPSLLGGPGPERTPGSGTGSGLQAPGPALTPSLLPTHTLTPVLLTPSSLPPSIHFWSTLSPIAPRSPAKLSFQFPSSGSAQVHIPSISVDGLSTPVVLSPGPQKP